The Nocardia sp. NBC_01329 sequence TGATCCCGGACGGCACTCGTGGCAAGAGCCTGCTGCACCGCGGTTCGCTCACTCTCGAACAGCGTTACTACGGGAATGCCCGCAGCTTCAGCGATGCGCAATTGCGGTCGGTGCTGCGCGAGTTCCGCCCGGAGTGGACACACCAGGACGTCACGGCGCCGATCTACGCGCAGTCGGCCGGCTGGGACCCGGTGACGCGGATGCAGCATCTGGACCTGTACACCTGGTTGCGCGGTGACATCCTGGTCAAAGCCGACAAGATCACCATGGCGAATTCGCTGGAACTGCGGGTGCCGTTCCTGGACTCCGAGGTCTTCCGCGTGGCCGAGCAGATCCCGCTGGAACAGAAGATCACCAAGGAAACCACCAAGTACGCGCTGCGTCAGGCTCTCGAGGGCATCGTGCCCGGCCATGTGCTGCATCGCGCCAAGCTGGGGTTCCCGGTACCGCTGCGGCACTGGCTGCGCGGCACCGAACTCTACGACTGGGCCCGGCAGCAGATCGCCGAATCGCAGACCGATCATCTGCTGGACAAGGCCGCGGTCACCGCGATGCTCGATGCGCACCGGGCCGGGGATTCCGATCACAGCCGGCGCCTGTGGACGCTGCTGGTGTTCATGATCTGGCACGGGATCTTCGTGGAGGATCGCATCAAACCGGAGATCGCCGAACCGACCTACCCGGTGCAGGTCTAGCCGCTCAGGTCGCCGGACGACACCGAAGAGCCCCGCTCACGATCGTTAGCGGGGCTCTTCGTACGTCGGTCGACCGGCTTCTCAGCGCAGCAGCGGTTCGATCTCCGCGGCCGCCTCGGCGCCGTAGGCCTCACCGAGCCGTTTGAGCGCGGCATCGGCGTCCAGAGTCCATTCCTGGGTGCCCACCGTCTCCAGGACGAGTACCGCGACCAGCGATCCCAGCTGGGCCGCGCGTTCGATGCTCAGGCCCGCGGTATGCGCGGTCAGGAAGCCGGCCCGGAACGCGTCACCGACGCCGGTCGGATCGACCTTGGCGTTCTCGGGTACCGCCTCGACCCGCACCTCGCTGCCGTCGGTATCGACCACCAGGACCCCGTCCTTGCCGAGGGTGGTGACCCGGACGCCCACCCGGGTGGCGATCTCGCCCTCGGTGAGGCCGGTCTTCTGCTTGAGCAGGCCCCATTCGTACTCGTTGGTGAACAGGTAGGTGCTGCCCTCGATCAGTTGGGCGGCTTGATCCCCGTCCAGGCGCGCAAGCTGCTGGGAGGGGTCGGCGGCGAACGGGATACCCAGTTCGCGGCATTCGGCGGTATGCCGCAGCATCGCCTCGGGGTCGTTGGCGCCGACCAGCACCAGATCGAGGTTGCGTTCCTCGGCCATCGCCATGAGCGAGATATCGCCCGCCTCGCTCATCGCGCCGGGATAGAAGGAGGCGATCTGCGCCATGTCCTCATCGGTGGTGCAGACGAAACGGGCGGTGTGCGCGGAATCGGACACCCGGACGACCGAGCAGTCCACCCCGTGGGATTCCAGCCACTGCCGGTACTCGGCGAAATCGCGTCCCACCGCACCGACCAGCAGGGGCGACTGCCCGAGCAGACCCATGGCGTAAGCGATGTTCCCCGCGACCCCGCCACGGCGGATCACGAGGTCGTCGACGAGAAAACTCAGCGAGACATGCTCGAGCTGATCGGGCAGCAGTACATCGGCGAACCGACCGGAGAAACGCATGAGGTGGTCGGTCGCGATAGACGCGGATACAGCAATGGACACGTAGGTGGGCCCCTTCGGAATCAGCGCGAACAAGAAAGTGAACGGAGCTTTGCCCCCGTTCACCGTATCAATTCGCCGGGGCTACGACTACGTGTCGTAACCGGCCTCGCGACATTGTCGACCGCCGCGTAACCCGGTGTAACCGTGAGTGCCGGACCGGCGCTGTCACCGGCCCGGGGGCACTCAGTTGAACGAGTCGCCGCAGGCGCAGGAGCCGGTGGCGTTCGGGTTGTCGATGGTGAAGCCCTGCTTCTCGATCGTATCGACGAAGTCGATCGCGGCACCCTGCACGTAGGGCGCGCTCATCCGGTCGACGGCGAGTTTGACGCCGCCGAACTCCGCGGTCAGGTCGCCGTCGAGGATGCGGTCGTCGAAGAAGAGCTGGTAGCGCAGACCCGCGCAGCCGCCCGGCTGCACCGCGATCCGCAGCGCGAGGTCGTCCCGGCCCTCCTGATCGAGCAGCGCCTTGGCCTTGTCCGCGGCAGCATCGGTCAGCTTCACACCGTGGGTGGTGGTGGCGGTGTCGTTCTGCACACTCATGAACTCTCCTATGGACAGCGTGGTCGGTCCGTGAACAGCGCACGGTTCCCGGGTGTTGCAACACCCTCGGACGGGCTGCTATTCCCCATCTTGCCATCTCTGGGGCTCACGGCCACACCACCGTGCCGCATCCGGTGCCGGGTCCGAAGTGAGCCCGGCCACGACCGGTGCGACGCG is a genomic window containing:
- a CDS encoding carbohydrate kinase family protein; translation: MSIAVSASIATDHLMRFSGRFADVLLPDQLEHVSLSFLVDDLVIRRGGVAGNIAYAMGLLGQSPLLVGAVGRDFAEYRQWLESHGVDCSVVRVSDSAHTARFVCTTDEDMAQIASFYPGAMSEAGDISLMAMAEERNLDLVLVGANDPEAMLRHTAECRELGIPFAADPSQQLARLDGDQAAQLIEGSTYLFTNEYEWGLLKQKTGLTEGEIATRVGVRVTTLGKDGVLVVDTDGSEVRVEAVPENAKVDPTGVGDAFRAGFLTAHTAGLSIERAAQLGSLVAVLVLETVGTQEWTLDADAALKRLGEAYGAEAAAEIEPLLR
- a CDS encoding HesB/IscA family protein, with protein sequence MSVQNDTATTTHGVKLTDAAADKAKALLDQEGRDDLALRIAVQPGGCAGLRYQLFFDDRILDGDLTAEFGGVKLAVDRMSAPYVQGAAIDFVDTIEKQGFTIDNPNATGSCACGDSFN